The Pseudoalteromonas ruthenica genome has a window encoding:
- a CDS encoding SDR family NAD(P)-dependent oxidoreductase — protein sequence MKVLITGATSGIGEALAKRYAQQHDVIACGRDEQKLKELEDSQGQGHIKGLSFDVTELEAIKSATTDIDELDLVVLNAGNCEYVDDARHFDSALFERVITINLLSLGYCLEALLPKLKSGAHLAIVSSSVTYLPLTRSEAYGASKSGATYLAKSLAVDLKDIDVSVIHPGFVKTPLTDNNDFPMPMAVSAEQAAEYMYKGLQKRRKEIHFPKRFTFILKLLRVLPWPLWRKIAKGMVR from the coding sequence TCGGGTATCGGTGAAGCTCTGGCTAAGCGCTATGCGCAGCAACACGATGTTATAGCGTGTGGGCGAGACGAACAAAAGCTTAAAGAGTTAGAAGACAGCCAAGGCCAAGGGCATATAAAAGGGTTATCGTTTGATGTCACCGAATTAGAGGCTATAAAATCAGCCACCACCGACATAGACGAGCTTGACTTGGTGGTGCTCAACGCCGGTAACTGCGAATACGTTGATGATGCGCGTCATTTTGACAGTGCATTGTTCGAGCGCGTTATTACCATCAACCTTCTGAGCCTTGGTTATTGCCTTGAGGCGCTGTTGCCGAAACTTAAATCCGGTGCCCACCTCGCCATTGTCTCCTCCAGTGTCACATATTTACCACTGACGCGGAGCGAGGCATATGGCGCATCGAAATCAGGCGCGACTTATTTGGCAAAATCCCTGGCTGTGGATCTCAAAGACATTGACGTGAGCGTTATCCACCCAGGTTTTGTGAAAACGCCATTGACCGATAACAATGATTTCCCTATGCCCATGGCCGTCAGTGCAGAGCAAGCCGCTGAATACATGTATAAGGGGCTGCAAAAACGGCGCAAAGAGATTCATTTTCCAAAAAGATTCACATTTATTTTAAAACTGCTGCGCGTGCTACCTTGGCCGCTGTGGCGCAAAATTGCAAAAGGAATGGTGCGGTGA
- a CDS encoding NAD(P)/FAD-dependent oxidoreductase: MKKIAVIGSGIAGLSSAYLLSKKYHVDVFEKNDYIGGHTATVDVEVGGQQHSVDTGFIVFNDRTYPRFEKLLAEIGIGRKPTQMSFSVHNVDTGFEYNGHTLTTLFAQRRNLLRPKFWHLLWQIVRFNRLCKDLYHSGEYEQGDTLGRFLDRHGFNDFFCNHYILPMGAAIWSTSIKKMQDFGIEFFIRFFYNHGLLDITNRPQWYVIPGGSREYIGPLTKPFKDNIYLNANIEKVFRHPDGVTIHMQGGEIYHYDAVVFACHSDQALALLGDATESEQQVLGAMPYTANSVVLHTDTSLLPERRAAWASWNYRLDNNTEQAAVVTYQMNILQGLHSNPPLCVTLNCDEAIDDSKVLRRFTYHHPVFNSDSIAAQQRRDEVNLAATYYCGAYWYNGFHEDGVRSAVDVAKALGVDFEH, from the coding sequence GTGAAGAAAATCGCAGTAATAGGTAGTGGTATCGCGGGCCTCAGTAGTGCCTATTTGTTGAGCAAAAAGTATCATGTTGATGTTTTCGAAAAGAACGATTACATCGGTGGGCACACCGCCACAGTGGATGTTGAGGTCGGCGGACAGCAACACAGCGTCGATACTGGTTTTATTGTTTTTAATGATCGCACCTACCCGCGTTTTGAAAAGTTGCTCGCTGAAATTGGCATAGGTCGCAAGCCTACACAAATGAGCTTTAGCGTGCACAACGTGGACACAGGCTTTGAATACAATGGCCATACATTGACCACTTTGTTTGCTCAGCGTCGCAATCTATTGCGACCGAAGTTTTGGCATTTGTTGTGGCAAATAGTCCGTTTCAACCGGTTGTGTAAGGACCTTTATCACAGCGGCGAATATGAACAAGGCGACACCTTAGGTCGCTTCCTTGATAGGCATGGGTTTAACGATTTCTTCTGCAATCATTATATTTTGCCTATGGGGGCGGCGATTTGGTCAACGTCGATCAAAAAGATGCAAGACTTTGGCATCGAGTTCTTCATCCGCTTCTTTTACAACCATGGCCTGTTAGATATTACTAATCGCCCGCAGTGGTATGTGATCCCAGGCGGTTCTCGTGAATACATCGGTCCGCTAACGAAACCCTTTAAAGACAATATCTATCTAAATGCGAACATAGAAAAGGTGTTTAGGCACCCAGATGGCGTGACGATTCATATGCAAGGCGGCGAGATTTACCATTATGACGCGGTGGTGTTTGCGTGCCACTCCGATCAGGCCCTTGCGTTGTTAGGCGATGCCACCGAAAGCGAGCAGCAAGTGCTGGGCGCGATGCCTTATACTGCCAACTCTGTTGTTCTACATACTGATACTAGCTTGTTACCTGAGCGTCGTGCAGCGTGGGCGAGCTGGAATTATCGCCTTGATAACAACACTGAGCAAGCCGCAGTTGTCACTTATCAAATGAATATCCTCCAAGGTTTGCACAGCAACCCACCGTTGTGTGTGACTCTTAATTGTGATGAGGCTATTGATGATAGTAAGGTGTTGCGCCGTTTCACGTATCATCACCCTGTATTCAATAGCGACAGCATCGCCGCGCAACAACGCCGAGATGAGGTTAATCTCGCAGCCACTTACTATTGCGGCGCATACTGGTACAACGGTTTTCACGAAGATGGCGTGCGCAGTGCTGTAGATGTAGCCAAAGCGCTAGGGGTCGACTTTGAGCACTGA
- a CDS encoding DUF1365 domain-containing protein, whose protein sequence is MLGDVRHRRFEPVYHGFNYPLYMMWVDTQHPEQLDGIHPLVGTHGWKVLRFNQGDYLRDEHGSLFERAVLKAQQLGVEQEIAQVYMLVQLRCCGIYFSPANFYFYRYRGDSDFSVMVAEVSNTPWNERHYYLVDLQTKVNFKKQFHVSPFMNLDMHYHWRVKAKNRAMLIHIENKRQRQKLFDATMRLQHQGLERRAFTKVLRRFPIMTLSVMRGIYWQALRLLLKRVPFYAHPGKKDG, encoded by the coding sequence ATGCTTGGCGATGTGCGTCATCGGCGTTTTGAGCCCGTTTATCATGGTTTTAATTACCCACTGTATATGATGTGGGTTGATACTCAGCACCCAGAGCAGCTTGATGGCATACACCCTTTGGTTGGGACGCATGGCTGGAAGGTGCTGCGGTTTAACCAAGGCGATTACTTGCGTGATGAACACGGCTCGCTGTTTGAACGCGCTGTGCTTAAAGCACAGCAACTGGGCGTAGAGCAAGAGATAGCCCAAGTTTACATGTTGGTGCAGCTGCGCTGTTGCGGTATTTACTTTTCTCCGGCCAATTTTTACTTTTATCGTTATCGTGGTGACAGCGATTTCAGTGTCATGGTTGCCGAAGTGAGTAATACTCCTTGGAATGAGCGTCATTATTATTTAGTTGATTTACAAACTAAAGTGAACTTTAAAAAGCAGTTTCACGTATCGCCTTTTATGAATTTGGATATGCATTACCATTGGCGAGTGAAAGCCAAAAACCGGGCGATGCTTATCCATATTGAGAACAAACGCCAGCGGCAGAAATTATTTGATGCCACCATGCGATTGCAACATCAAGGGTTAGAGCGTCGTGCGTTCACTAAGGTGTTGCGGCGTTTTCCTATAATGACACTGAGTGTCATGCGCGGGATATACTGGCAAGCATTAAGGTTATTGTTAAAGCGTGTGCCGTTTTACGCTCACCCAGGAAAGAAAGATGGATAG
- a CDS encoding SAM-dependent methyltransferase gives MDRVTQVEAKKSISWKSQIAKRFVLAAMRTLEHGYVEMHFRDQSYQFGNNTSSLRARVDISDARMFDAFAFGGSIGAAESFIDGHWQCDNLTALVEIFVLNQDQLDEFEGRFAFFSAIAYRLKHLRNRNSTQGSKRNIVAHYDLGNELYESFLSDEMLYSCAVYPQADATLEQAQAHKLKLICERVQLADGDQVVEIGTGWGAFAIYAATHYDVHVTTTTISDQQHAYVQQKIAQHGLEDKITLLKKDYRLLEGHYDKLVSIEMIEAVGHEYLGEFFSKCNSLLKPSGAMLIQAITINDQRYSKYVKETDFIQQYIFPGGCLVCVDEMSKHLRKNTDLVMHELHDIGLHYARTLADWRARFEKAWPQLQGAKFNSAFYRLWLYYLAYCEGAFRQRAISTVHLSARKQGFNGGDDHVALSY, from the coding sequence ATGGATAGAGTTACCCAAGTAGAAGCAAAAAAATCAATCAGTTGGAAGTCTCAGATCGCTAAACGCTTTGTCTTGGCAGCAATGAGAACCTTAGAACACGGCTATGTAGAAATGCATTTTCGTGATCAGAGCTATCAGTTTGGTAATAACACCTCTTCGCTTAGAGCTCGTGTGGATATAAGCGATGCGCGTATGTTCGATGCGTTTGCCTTTGGCGGCAGTATTGGTGCGGCGGAGTCCTTTATCGATGGCCATTGGCAATGCGATAACTTGACTGCCTTGGTGGAGATTTTTGTTCTCAATCAAGACCAGCTCGATGAATTTGAAGGCCGCTTCGCCTTTTTCAGCGCAATCGCATACCGACTCAAGCATTTGCGTAATCGTAACAGCACGCAAGGCTCCAAAAGAAACATTGTTGCTCATTATGACTTGGGCAATGAATTATACGAGTCGTTCTTAAGTGATGAAATGCTTTACTCCTGTGCCGTTTATCCTCAAGCAGATGCAACCCTTGAGCAAGCGCAGGCACATAAATTAAAACTGATATGCGAGCGTGTACAGTTGGCCGATGGCGACCAGGTTGTCGAGATTGGCACAGGGTGGGGCGCCTTTGCTATCTATGCCGCTACCCACTATGATGTCCATGTAACGACTACAACCATCTCAGATCAACAACATGCCTATGTGCAGCAAAAAATCGCGCAGCACGGCTTAGAAGATAAAATTACCCTATTAAAGAAAGACTACCGACTGCTTGAAGGACACTACGACAAGCTTGTCTCTATAGAAATGATTGAGGCGGTAGGTCATGAGTACCTCGGTGAGTTCTTCAGCAAATGCAACAGCCTTCTAAAGCCCAGTGGTGCCATGCTTATTCAGGCTATCACCATTAATGACCAGCGCTACAGTAAATACGTAAAAGAAACTGACTTTATTCAACAGTACATCTTCCCTGGCGGGTGTTTGGTGTGTGTTGATGAAATGAGTAAGCATTTGCGTAAAAACACAGACCTGGTCATGCATGAATTACATGATATTGGCCTTCATTATGCTCGGACGTTAGCTGATTGGCGCGCTCGCTTTGAAAAGGCGTGGCCGCAATTGCAAGGAGCTAAATTCAACAGCGCCTTCTATCGCCTTTGGTTGTATTATCTGGCTTATTGCGAAGGGGCATTTCGCCAGCGGGCAATTAGCACTGTGCATTTAAGTGCGCGTAAGCAAGGCTTCAACGGTGGTGATGATCATGTGGCGCTTAGCTACTAA
- a CDS encoding DUF2878 domain-containing protein, with the protein MWRLATNFVLFQSCWWAAFFWQNDALPMMAALIVMMLALSDKRKQDILLLASLPIALLLETSAAQFALLQFEGAWIPWWLVLLWVSLLLTINHSLRFITRLPLWQCFVLCWVCAPFSYLGAARFDVLSTPLPWWQFYLVYGLLWASAFTVIIVINRLAGRVEDNT; encoded by the coding sequence ATGTGGCGCTTAGCTACTAATTTTGTTTTGTTTCAAAGCTGCTGGTGGGCAGCTTTTTTTTGGCAAAACGATGCGTTGCCAATGATGGCGGCGCTGATTGTGATGATGCTTGCGCTCTCTGATAAGCGCAAGCAAGACATACTGTTACTTGCCAGTCTCCCCATTGCTTTATTACTCGAAACGAGTGCTGCGCAATTTGCACTACTGCAATTCGAAGGTGCTTGGATACCCTGGTGGCTCGTCTTATTATGGGTTTCCCTTCTGCTAACTATCAATCATTCATTGCGGTTCATTACGCGATTGCCGTTGTGGCAATGCTTTGTCTTGTGCTGGGTGTGTGCACCATTTAGCTACCTAGGTGCTGCTCGCTTTGACGTGCTGTCAACGCCCTTGCCTTGGTGGCAATTCTACCTTGTATATGGGCTGCTCTGGGCCAGTGCTTTTACCGTGATTATTGTGATCAATCGCCTTGCAGGGCGCGTAGAAGATAATACCTAG
- a CDS encoding chalcone isomerase family protein: protein MKYLPIIMALTLGGMAPSPAWSQVSFKAVGEGVMSYMFWDLYRAKLATTDGDYQAGEHPVRLTLTYLRDIEASDIVKATFDQWRHLDKAQYVSEYGDTLQGLWPDITEGDSLAFETNEQGVGTFYYNGEKLQTIEQQAFSEAFLAIWLSPNTSEPKLRQKLIGASE, encoded by the coding sequence ATGAAATACCTTCCTATCATTATGGCATTGACCCTGGGTGGTATGGCGCCATCACCGGCGTGGTCACAGGTCTCCTTCAAGGCGGTTGGTGAAGGGGTTATGAGCTATATGTTCTGGGACCTATACCGCGCTAAGTTAGCAACGACCGATGGCGACTACCAAGCCGGAGAGCATCCAGTGCGCTTGACCCTCACTTATCTCAGAGATATAGAAGCTAGCGACATCGTCAAAGCTACATTTGACCAGTGGCGACACCTTGATAAGGCGCAGTACGTCAGTGAATATGGCGATACGTTACAAGGCTTATGGCCGGATATCACAGAAGGGGATTCATTGGCTTTTGAGACCAATGAGCAGGGCGTTGGTACTTTTTATTATAACGGTGAAAAGTTACAAACCATCGAGCAACAGGCTTTTAGCGAAGCGTTTTTGGCAATATGGTTGTCGCCGAACACCAGCGAGCCAAAACTACGTCAGAAGTTAATAGGAGCAAGTGAATGA
- a CDS encoding DUF3833 domain-containing protein produces MKSLRVYLGVFVLAILTACSASIEDYEGTEPKFDFKQFFSGELVAYGIVQDYSGEVTRRFRVDMQASWQGNKGVIDEQFYYQDGEQDTRVWRIELGENGTLTGTANDVVGTAQGVTRGSAFNWKYTLEIPYDGDTMTVDLDDWMYLVTESRLINRTAIDKLGLEVGEITLVIEKR; encoded by the coding sequence ATGAAGTCATTACGCGTTTATTTAGGTGTGTTTGTATTGGCGATATTGACTGCCTGTTCGGCCTCCATCGAGGATTATGAAGGAACTGAACCAAAATTTGATTTTAAACAGTTTTTTTCCGGTGAGTTAGTTGCCTATGGCATAGTGCAAGATTACTCAGGCGAGGTCACACGGCGTTTTCGCGTTGATATGCAGGCCTCATGGCAGGGAAACAAGGGCGTTATTGATGAGCAGTTCTATTATCAAGACGGCGAGCAGGACACCCGTGTATGGCGCATAGAGCTGGGTGAAAATGGCACTCTTACTGGGACCGCCAATGATGTAGTTGGCACCGCGCAAGGGGTGACCAGAGGCAGTGCCTTCAACTGGAAGTACACCCTCGAAATTCCTTATGACGGCGATACCATGACGGTAGACCTAGACGATTGGATGTACCTTGTCACAGAATCTAGGTTGATCAACCGCACCGCAATTGATAAGTTGGGATTGGAGGTTGGCGAAATCACGCTGGTGATAGAAAAACGCTAA
- a CDS encoding HU family DNA-binding protein — translation MNKAQLVEKIANDAEISKAAASRALDAFTGAVTNSLKDGNSVALVGFGTFSVKERAARTGRNPQTGAEIQIAAANIPSFKAGKGLKDSVNS, via the coding sequence ATGAACAAAGCTCAATTAGTCGAAAAGATCGCCAATGATGCAGAAATTTCAAAAGCAGCGGCGAGCCGTGCACTGGACGCGTTCACAGGTGCGGTGACTAACTCTTTGAAAGATGGTAACTCTGTCGCGCTAGTAGGCTTCGGTACTTTCTCAGTTAAAGAGCGTGCAGCTCGTACCGGCCGCAACCCTCAAACAGGCGCAGAAATCCAAATCGCTGCTGCGAATATCCCAAGCTTCAAAGCGGGTAAAGGTCTGAAAGACTCAGTAAACTCATAA
- the ilvN gene encoding acetolactate synthase small subunit, with protein MRRILSILLENEPGSLSRIVGLFSQRAYNIDSLAVGTTDDASLSRITITTQGGDRILEQILKQVNKLVGVLKVIDLTEQSHIERELLLVKVVAQDESTRAAVTRVVDVFGGAILDMGRISYSLQLAASTEKLESFLDTLRHETEVIEMVRSGAIGLGRGDKALKG; from the coding sequence ATGCGTAGAATATTATCAATCTTATTAGAAAACGAGCCTGGCTCACTTTCGCGCATCGTCGGCTTGTTTTCCCAGCGAGCTTATAACATCGATAGTCTCGCGGTAGGCACCACCGATGATGCATCGTTATCGCGCATTACTATTACCACGCAGGGCGGCGATCGTATCCTTGAGCAAATCCTCAAACAAGTTAATAAATTAGTGGGTGTGCTCAAGGTCATTGATTTAACCGAACAAAGTCATATTGAACGTGAATTGCTATTAGTTAAGGTTGTAGCCCAAGATGAAAGCACACGCGCAGCAGTAACCCGAGTTGTTGATGTATTTGGCGGCGCCATTTTGGATATGGGGCGGATCAGCTATTCATTACAACTCGCCGCAAGTACTGAGAAGCTAGAATCATTTTTGGATACCTTGCGCCATGAAACAGAGGTCATAGAAATGGTGCGTTCGGGGGCTATCGGTTTGGGACGTGGCGATAAAGCCTTGAAAGGGTAG
- a CDS encoding acetolactate synthase 3 large subunit encodes MNEQQFNGGELVVAALKELGVQYIFGYPGGSVLDLYDALFEQQDLEHILVRHEQAATHMADGYARATGKVGVVLATSGPGATNCVTGIATAYMDSIPMVVISGQVPSNLIGDDAFQETDIVGCSRPIVKHSFNCRSAKDIPTMLAKAFYIASSGRPGPVVVELPKDVLNPTQKFPFEFPRDIQIRTYNPNKKGHPKQIKKAVNAVLNAKKLVIYSGGGIVLSDTSDKLTELVETLNAPCTNTLMGLGGLSGEHPNFIGMLGMHGTLEANKAMANADVILALGARFDDRVTNNVNKFCPDATIVHVDVDPTSISKTISAHIPVVGCLDTVLTQLLTAINTSNIAIDRSAQEDWWQQINRWREQKCLSFSAGSDKIKPQTVIQKLYQATNGDAYISSDVGQHQMFAAQYYPFKKPRQWINSGGLGTMGFGLPAAMGVKLAYRDSESICITGDGSIQMNIQELSTCLQYNLAVKVVSLNNRSLGMVRQWQDMMYSGRHSSSYMESLPDFVKLAQSYGHVGIRVDHPNELDGAIDEMLSISDRLVFLDVRVDELEHVYPMQIKLGAIDDMWLKKGVKA; translated from the coding sequence ATGAATGAGCAACAGTTTAACGGTGGAGAGTTAGTCGTCGCCGCGCTAAAAGAACTAGGCGTTCAGTATATATTTGGCTATCCAGGGGGATCGGTATTAGATTTATACGATGCGCTATTTGAACAGCAGGACCTTGAGCATATTTTGGTGCGTCACGAGCAGGCAGCTACGCATATGGCCGACGGGTATGCCCGTGCGACTGGGAAAGTGGGTGTGGTCTTGGCCACTTCCGGTCCCGGAGCGACTAATTGCGTAACCGGTATTGCCACTGCCTACATGGACTCTATCCCCATGGTGGTGATCTCCGGGCAAGTACCCAGCAACCTTATCGGTGACGATGCCTTTCAAGAAACGGATATTGTCGGTTGCTCACGGCCTATCGTTAAACACAGTTTCAACTGCCGCAGCGCAAAAGATATTCCCACTATGCTTGCCAAAGCATTTTATATTGCCAGTAGCGGTCGCCCGGGTCCGGTTGTTGTTGAACTCCCTAAGGACGTACTTAACCCAACCCAGAAATTCCCATTTGAATTTCCACGTGACATCCAGATCCGAACCTATAACCCCAACAAGAAAGGCCACCCAAAACAAATTAAAAAAGCGGTCAATGCGGTTCTTAACGCTAAAAAATTGGTCATTTATTCAGGAGGCGGTATCGTTCTCTCCGACACCAGCGATAAGCTAACCGAACTGGTAGAGACGCTTAACGCCCCTTGTACTAATACGTTAATGGGACTCGGTGGGTTGAGCGGTGAGCATCCAAACTTTATCGGTATGTTAGGCATGCATGGCACTTTAGAAGCAAACAAAGCGATGGCCAATGCGGATGTTATTTTAGCTCTAGGTGCTCGATTTGATGATCGGGTTACCAATAACGTGAATAAGTTCTGCCCAGACGCAACCATAGTCCATGTTGATGTTGACCCAACTTCAATTTCTAAAACTATCAGCGCGCATATTCCGGTGGTTGGTTGCTTAGACACTGTACTGACACAATTATTAACCGCTATCAACACATCGAACATTGCCATTGATAGAAGCGCCCAAGAAGATTGGTGGCAGCAAATCAATCGTTGGCGTGAACAAAAATGCCTTAGCTTCAGTGCAGGCAGTGACAAAATCAAGCCACAAACGGTTATTCAAAAGCTTTACCAAGCCACTAACGGCGATGCCTACATCAGTTCCGATGTGGGTCAGCACCAAATGTTTGCTGCCCAGTACTACCCCTTTAAAAAGCCTCGCCAATGGATCAATTCCGGAGGCCTTGGAACCATGGGATTTGGTCTTCCTGCAGCGATGGGCGTTAAGCTTGCTTATCGTGATAGCGAGTCAATATGTATCACTGGAGACGGCTCCATTCAGATGAACATACAGGAGCTATCAACTTGTTTGCAGTATAACTTGGCGGTCAAAGTTGTATCACTGAACAATCGTTCCTTAGGCATGGTGCGTCAATGGCAAGACATGATGTACAGCGGTCGTCACTCGTCGTCTTACATGGAGTCCCTACCTGATTTTGTCAAACTGGCGCAAAGCTATGGCCATGTTGGTATACGCGTTGATCATCCCAATGAGCTTGATGGCGCCATTGATGAGATGCTCAGTATCAGCGATAGGTTGGTCTTTTTAGATGTGCGTGTTGATGAGCTAGAGCATGTTTACCCGATGCAAATCAAACTAGGCGCAATTGATGATATGTGGCTGAAAAAAGGAGTGAAAGCATAA
- a CDS encoding isocitrate dehydrogenase has translation MAKQTISVIKGDGIGPSIIDAAIEILDAVGCEFDYEYIDAGLAALEKTGELLPPETLEAISRNKITLKGPLTTPVGEGFTSINVTLRKQFGLYANVRPVKSFAGTKARYDDIDIITIRENTQGMYSGLGQVVSEDGNEAEAMSKITRDGAEKIVTFAYELARREGRKKVTAVHKANILKSTSGLFLKVAREVGERYPDIESAEMIVDATCMKLVMNPEEFDVIVTTNLFGDILSDLCAGLVGGLGMAPGANIGEDAAIFEAVHGSAPDIAGKNLANPTSVILAAIQMLEYLDMGDKAERIRAAVADVIKSGDRTTRDLGGEHGTTDFTAAVIERL, from the coding sequence ATGGCTAAGCAAACCATTAGCGTCATCAAAGGCGATGGCATCGGTCCAAGCATTATCGACGCGGCAATTGAAATTCTTGATGCCGTCGGTTGTGAGTTTGATTACGAATACATTGATGCTGGTCTAGCCGCGCTTGAAAAAACTGGTGAACTTCTACCACCAGAAACGCTCGAAGCCATTTCCCGTAATAAAATCACGCTAAAGGGTCCATTAACTACACCAGTAGGCGAAGGTTTTACTTCAATCAATGTCACACTTCGTAAACAGTTTGGCCTATACGCTAATGTTCGCCCAGTAAAATCGTTTGCTGGCACCAAGGCGCGCTATGACGACATCGACATTATCACCATTCGTGAAAATACCCAGGGTATGTACTCTGGTCTAGGCCAGGTCGTTTCAGAGGACGGTAACGAAGCCGAAGCGATGTCTAAAATCACTCGCGATGGCGCTGAGAAAATCGTAACCTTTGCTTACGAGTTAGCACGTCGTGAAGGCCGTAAAAAAGTCACTGCAGTACACAAAGCAAACATCTTGAAATCAACCTCAGGGCTGTTCTTAAAAGTGGCTCGTGAAGTGGGTGAGCGTTACCCTGATATTGAATCAGCGGAAATGATCGTTGATGCAACTTGTATGAAACTAGTCATGAATCCTGAGGAATTTGACGTTATCGTAACCACTAACCTGTTCGGTGACATCCTTTCGGACTTATGTGCTGGTTTAGTAGGTGGTCTAGGTATGGCCCCAGGCGCTAACATTGGCGAAGACGCGGCTATTTTTGAAGCTGTTCACGGCAGTGCCCCTGATATTGCAGGCAAAAACCTGGCAAACCCAACATCCGTTATTCTCGCAGCCATTCAAATGCTTGAATACTTAGACATGGGTGACAAAGCAGAGCGAATTCGCGCAGCAGTTGCTGATGTCATTAAAAGCGGCGACCGTACCACTCGCGACTTGGGTGGCGAGCACGGCACCACAGACTTTACCGCTGCCGTTATTGAGCGTCTGTAA
- a CDS encoding DUF3192 domain-containing protein yields the protein MLKKVLRYVVLGIGVYALIATLVMTFYKDDPGSMVWQDREAYNKRFIASLDSADSMPIEEVLDTLGTPDLTFVKRRGDDIYQIVFYRTQHKKADGITTKDECTGLLFKNKKLLVWGQQAELAYDKVDLQS from the coding sequence ATGTTAAAAAAAGTATTACGTTATGTGGTGTTAGGTATTGGTGTGTATGCACTGATAGCGACGCTCGTGATGACCTTTTACAAGGATGACCCTGGCTCCATGGTATGGCAGGACAGAGAAGCCTATAACAAACGGTTTATCGCAAGCCTCGACTCTGCCGATTCAATGCCTATAGAAGAGGTCCTTGATACCTTAGGTACGCCGGATCTAACTTTTGTAAAACGCCGAGGCGATGATATTTACCAAATAGTCTTTTATCGCACTCAGCACAAAAAGGCCGATGGCATCACCACCAAAGATGAATGCACCGGGCTGCTGTTTAAAAATAAAAAGCTTTTAGTATGGGGGCAGCAAGCCGAGCTTGCCTATGACAAAGTCGACTTACAATCCTAA
- the xni gene encoding flap endonuclease Xni, whose amino-acid sequence MMHFLLIDALNLIRRIYAVCESQHGSDSDAAIEAALQRTSNAINKLMHQYQPHYAVAAFDGQSSWRHAYYPDYKISRKPMPERLKTNLGRFAQAFHAAQISTLSVDNEEADDVLATLASKAPKTMQCIIVSTDKGYLPLLSEQIKVYDYFGKSFRDAQQVQDKYGVSVAQLTQYFALVGDKTNDIPGVNGIGIKSAKALLTQYDSVQHALAQAPENKIQRQLTDNLPQYVRALHLVSLRCDIDLGVSLKQFRVHNGAQQIVLPPHSASQSSAKPGILS is encoded by the coding sequence ATGATGCACTTTCTACTTATTGACGCGCTGAACTTGATTCGGCGCATTTATGCGGTGTGCGAGTCTCAACATGGTAGTGATAGCGATGCTGCCATTGAAGCAGCGCTACAGCGAACCAGTAACGCCATTAATAAGCTAATGCACCAATATCAGCCCCACTATGCGGTTGCGGCCTTCGATGGACAAAGCAGCTGGCGTCATGCTTACTACCCTGATTACAAGATATCACGCAAACCGATGCCAGAGCGCCTAAAAACTAATTTGGGCCGTTTTGCGCAAGCGTTTCACGCCGCCCAAATAAGCACCTTGAGTGTAGATAACGAAGAAGCGGACGACGTATTAGCGACCTTGGCCAGTAAAGCGCCTAAGACCATGCAATGTATTATTGTGTCCACCGACAAAGGCTACTTGCCACTGTTAAGTGAGCAAATCAAAGTATATGACTACTTTGGCAAATCTTTTCGCGATGCTCAGCAGGTACAAGACAAATACGGCGTTAGCGTGGCGCAACTGACTCAGTATTTCGCCTTGGTGGGCGACAAAACCAATGATATCCCAGGTGTAAATGGCATAGGTATAAAATCAGCAAAGGCATTACTCACTCAGTACGACAGCGTTCAACACGCCCTAGCGCAGGCACCTGAAAATAAAATTCAGCGACAATTAACCGATAATTTGCCACAGTACGTGCGCGCTTTACATTTGGTATCGCTGCGCTGTGATATTGATCTTGGCGTAAGTCTAAAGCAGTTTCGAGTTCACAACGGGGCGCAGCAAATTGTTCTTCCACCGCACTCGGCTTCGCAAAGCAGCGCCAAGCCCGGTATACTGAGTTAA